One segment of Chloroflexota bacterium DNA contains the following:
- a CDS encoding ABC transporter permease subunit: MTGRVETLPPSGLSHRLDVRLRRVLGRDWRIALPFLAPIVILLLTFIAWPFLRAVYISMTARSVGREVRFVGLENYVRLWKDPFFRQAVHNTFVFTGGAIFLKFVAGLCAALLLNAQQRFRNVLTGMVLLPWVIPSVVQALSWKSIYDPLFGGLNPIFQMLGLIDKPLSWLADPKLAMPCVILVNVWAGIPFFTVNFLAGLQAIDRELYEAAEVDGANAWDRFVNITLPGLRYVIAVTTLLSTIWTFNNFETIYLLTSGGPGGATRVYSIMAYELAIRGLRFGPGTAVAFSLTPVLAFLILLLSRYMRRDVAAEELGITWQDRVIDSIGWLIGTIGRIVALPIALAVRGISALARVWGAGTQPRSLRQTRRWGAVGRGIAMVLLLTFILFPFYWIVITAFKTELQIGQRTSIFWPRPWSTEQFQRLFYEEPFLVWFKNSVIVTLSTTVLSVTFSGLGAYALARLRFRGAEAMTTILLITYLLPGALMFIPLYKILTELHLINTLQALIATYPTFMMPFATWLLMGYYRSIPEDLEHAAMVDGATRLQAFIRVTLPLTAPALLAVTLFSFTSAWKEFLFAFVFITSERLMTLPVGMAQAIYGDIYPWGMLMAASLLISLPVVIFYIYGQRFMIAGLTAGSVKG; this comes from the coding sequence ATGACAGGGAGAGTTGAGACACTACCACCGTCCGGGCTTTCTCACCGGCTGGATGTCCGATTGCGGCGCGTGTTGGGCCGCGACTGGCGTATCGCGTTGCCGTTTCTCGCACCGATCGTGATCCTGTTGCTGACCTTCATCGCCTGGCCATTCCTCCGTGCCGTCTACATCAGCATGACCGCTCGCTCGGTGGGGCGGGAGGTTCGCTTCGTCGGCCTTGAGAACTACGTCCGGCTCTGGAAGGATCCGTTCTTCCGGCAGGCAGTGCACAATACCTTCGTCTTCACCGGGGGGGCCATCTTTCTGAAGTTCGTGGCGGGCCTGTGTGCGGCCCTGCTGCTCAACGCCCAGCAGCGCTTCCGGAACGTCTTGACCGGAATGGTCCTGCTGCCGTGGGTGATCCCCTCCGTCGTACAGGCCTTATCCTGGAAATCCATTTACGATCCGCTTTTCGGCGGCTTGAACCCGATCTTCCAGATGTTGGGGCTCATCGACAAGCCCCTCTCGTGGCTGGCCGATCCGAAGCTGGCCATGCCGTGTGTGATCCTGGTGAACGTCTGGGCTGGCATTCCCTTCTTCACGGTGAACTTTCTGGCCGGGCTCCAGGCCATCGACAGGGAGCTATATGAGGCGGCGGAGGTGGACGGGGCGAACGCCTGGGATCGATTCGTGAATATCACGCTCCCCGGCCTGCGGTACGTGATCGCGGTGACGACGCTGCTTTCCACGATCTGGACGTTCAATAACTTCGAGACCATCTATCTGCTGACCAGCGGCGGGCCTGGCGGCGCCACCCGGGTCTATTCGATCATGGCGTATGAGCTGGCCATTCGCGGCCTGCGGTTCGGCCCTGGCACGGCCGTTGCGTTCAGCTTGACCCCCGTGTTGGCCTTTTTGATCCTGCTTCTGTCCCGCTATATGCGGCGCGATGTGGCCGCGGAGGAGTTGGGGATCACCTGGCAGGATCGCGTGATCGACTCGATCGGGTGGTTGATCGGGACGATCGGGCGGATCGTGGCCCTGCCGATTGCCCTGGCCGTGCGGGGCATCAGCGCGTTGGCGCGGGTCTGGGGCGCTGGCACGCAGCCGCGCAGCCTCAGGCAGACGCGACGGTGGGGGGCGGTGGGCAGGGGCATCGCGATGGTGCTGCTGCTCACTTTCATCCTCTTCCCCTTCTATTGGATCGTCATCACGGCGTTCAAAACGGAGCTGCAGATCGGGCAGCGTACGAGCATTTTCTGGCCGCGGCCCTGGTCCACGGAGCAGTTCCAGCGGCTGTTCTATGAGGAGCCGTTCCTGGTGTGGTTTAAGAACTCCGTGATCGTCACGCTGAGCACGACGGTGCTGTCCGTCACCTTCTCCGGGTTGGGGGCCTATGCCCTGGCCCGGCTGCGCTTCCGCGGCGCGGAGGCGATGACGACGATCCTGCTGATCACCTATCTGCTGCCGGGCGCGCTGATGTTCATCCCCCTGTATAAGATCCTGACCGAATTGCACCTGATCAATACGCTGCAGGCGTTGATCGCCACGTATCCCACCTTCATGATGCCGTTCGCCACCTGGCTGTTGATGGGGTACTACCGCTCCATCCCGGAGGATTTGGAGCACGCGGCCATGGTGGATGGCGCCACGCGGCTGCAGGCATTCATCCGGGTGACGCTTCCCCTGACGGCGCCGGCGCTTCTGGCCGTGACGCTGTTCTCCTTCACCTCGGCGTGGAAGGAGTTCCTCTTCGCCTTCGTCTTTATCACCAGCGAGCGGCTGATGACGTTGCCCGTGGGCATGGCCCAGGCCATCTATGGCGACATCTATCCGTGGGGCATGTTGATGGCGGCCTCGTTGCTCATCTCGCTGCCGGTGGTCATCTTCTACATCTACGGCCAGCGCTTCATGATCGCCGGTTTGACGGCCGGCAGCGTCAAGGGATAA
- a CDS encoding VCBS repeat-containing protein, producing MKSALPLRMVLMAAIVLLLVGQPAAQAGVKGAPALAPAAGSDDFDSATVITSLPFTDTMDTTGATTAGDDPILPCGPRDPGENTVWWQFTASADGVLVADTEGSDYDTVLAVWTGTRGALTNVACDDDSGTGLLSRTAFWVTSGTTYYIEVADYGSGTDGVLIAAASDQARSLHAKAPQSIQAGGNLTLHVDFRALGHPISFGSCNVIGHVSGYVYSVAAADLDQDGRLDVVSGDGGGQVVAWQNDGSPFAGEWFSNTVGTLGDYVRTVAIGDLDGDGQPDVVSVTTIR from the coding sequence ATGAAAAGCGCTTTGCCTCTTCGTATGGTGCTCATGGCCGCGATTGTGCTGCTCCTGGTGGGACAACCGGCGGCCCAGGCTGGTGTGAAGGGCGCTCCAGCTTTGGCACCGGCTGCTGGCAGCGACGATTTCGACAGCGCCACGGTGATCACCAGCTTACCTTTCACGGATACTATGGATACCACCGGCGCGACCACGGCGGGCGATGATCCCATCCTACCATGCGGCCCTCGCGATCCGGGAGAGAACACGGTCTGGTGGCAGTTCACAGCATCGGCAGACGGCGTCCTGGTCGCTGATACCGAGGGGAGTGACTACGATACCGTCTTGGCGGTTTGGACCGGCACTCGCGGGGCGCTTACCAACGTGGCTTGCGACGACGACAGCGGGACGGGCCTGCTCTCTCGGACGGCTTTTTGGGTGACCTCTGGTACCACTTATTACATCGAGGTTGCCGATTATGGCTCCGGCACCGATGGTGTGCTTATTGCTGCCGCTTCTGACCAGGCGAGGTCGCTGCATGCCAAGGCCCCTCAGTCGATCCAGGCCGGTGGAAACCTGACGCTCCATGTCGACTTTCGCGCGCTGGGTCACCCCATCTCTTTTGGCTCCTGTAACGTGATCGGCCATGTGAGCGGTTACGTCTATTCGGTAGCCGCGGCCGATCTTGACCAAGACGGCCGGCTGGATGTCGTCTCCGGAGATGGGGGAGGTCAGGTGGTGGCGTGGCAGAATGACGGCTCACCCTTTGCGGGTGAGTGGTTCTCCAACACCGTCGGCACCCTCGGTGATTACGTCAGGACGGTGGCTATTGGGGACCTGGATGGAGATGGCCAGCCGGATGTCGTCTCCGTGACGACTATCAGGTG